A section of the Clostridium sp. TW13 genome encodes:
- a CDS encoding YkvA family protein produces MNISSVDLRLNARDLMSIINDFVKIDGLSIGSLIIGDRIFVEGIYKNIVKIPFKAEVSIAYIQNNVLALKLEKTKISKIPVFKFVTNYAMKLGLKKLDVVGISNTKNEIKVDLNKIFKKYPFLNLELEKIYIEETIVKAQVKEVSLDISRFGETAEVIADSEVHNLQEVEIDYTHINKVEDGYNKGRDYVKSNMPQKIKCVSDYVLIIPDIISLIYRLLKETRVSGKTKAVIISSLAYLSLPIDIIPDKIPFIGKIDDVGIVFFTLNKIINDVPMEILLENWAGKNDFVFVLKEAVNYLTQFTAADNVDKIYKVIDSMVTV; encoded by the coding sequence ATGAATATAAGTTCAGTAGATCTTAGGTTAAATGCCAGAGATTTGATGAGTATAATCAATGATTTTGTGAAAATTGATGGATTGAGTATAGGAAGTTTAATTATAGGGGATAGAATATTTGTTGAAGGTATATATAAAAATATAGTAAAGATACCATTTAAGGCAGAGGTTAGTATTGCGTACATTCAAAATAATGTTCTTGCCTTAAAGTTAGAAAAAACAAAGATTTCAAAAATACCAGTATTTAAATTTGTTACGAATTATGCTATGAAATTAGGCTTAAAGAAGTTAGATGTTGTAGGAATTAGTAATACAAAAAATGAAATTAAGGTAGATTTAAATAAAATATTTAAAAAATATCCATTCTTAAATTTAGAGTTAGAAAAGATATATATTGAAGAAACAATTGTTAAAGCACAAGTGAAAGAAGTTTCACTAGATATATCAAGATTTGGAGAAACTGCAGAAGTAATAGCTGATAGTGAGGTACATAATTTGCAAGAAGTAGAAATTGATTATACACATATCAACAAAGTTGAAGATGGATACAATAAAGGTAGAGATTATGTAAAGTCTAATATGCCCCAAAAGATTAAATGCGTTTCTGATTATGTATTAATTATACCTGATATAATTTCGTTAATATATAGGTTGTTAAAGGAAACAAGAGTATCAGGAAAGACAAAAGCAGTTATTATCTCATCTTTAGCATATTTATCTCTACCTATAGACATTATTCCGGATAAAATACCATTCATAGGTAAGATAGATGATGTAGGAATAGTGTTTTTTACGCTAAATAAAATAATCAATGATGTTCCAATGGAAATATTGTTAGAAAATTGGGCTGGAAAGAATGACTTTGTATTTGTTCTTAAGGAAGCAGTAAACTATTTGACACAATTTACTGCTGCAGACAATGTTGATAAGATATACAAGGTTATAGATAGCATGGTTACAGTTTAG
- a CDS encoding ATP-dependent metallopeptidase FtsH/Yme1/Tma family protein → MSNLKNKWVLFSIITLILSIAFLIYNPWSPKINVQRNYVSFKEDLNKNNISKVKINEDNLEITLKNNTKYLTDNPKNDNLKAQLLEKNIKVVELSKEPLSKTIPATTLTISIVILALVILKKKNLGAKSFSTISTEPVTFAKDSVFGFHSVAGNEEAKENMLDIVDFLKTPEKYTKYGARIPKGIILYGEPGTGKTLLAKAVAGEAEVPFFAVTGSDFVQMYVGVGASRIRNLFKKAKASSKAVIFIDEIDAIGKKRGGASSSGGSDERDQTLNALLTEMSGFSESEGIVVIAATNRLDTLDPALLRPGRFDRHVEVGLPDVNSRKSILSLHLNNKPFENIDVSSIAKKTAGFSGAKLENLVNEAAILAAKETAPFINEDHVEKAFSIILAGQEKKDRSYIKDSDKEITAYHEAGHAVISKLLLPNETISKVSIIPTTKGAGGYTLTIPEDAQYKTLSYLQNRVQVLLGGRAAEEIIFGKNNITTGAYSDLSESTKIITAMITEYGMGKELGLLKLSELGEFASSYGNPVITEARGLIDNLYEDTKKLLLENLPLLHAIANTLKEKEQISDEEIALLSH, encoded by the coding sequence ATGAGTAATTTGAAAAATAAATGGGTTTTATTTTCTATAATAACTTTAATTTTGTCTATTGCATTTTTAATTTACAATCCTTGGTCGCCTAAAATAAATGTACAAAGAAATTATGTATCTTTTAAAGAAGATTTAAATAAAAATAACATAAGTAAAGTTAAAATTAATGAAGATAATTTAGAAATAACCTTAAAAAATAATACAAAATATTTAACAGACAATCCTAAAAACGATAATTTAAAAGCTCAACTTCTAGAAAAAAATATCAAGGTTGTTGAGTTGTCTAAAGAACCTTTAAGTAAAACTATACCTGCTACCACATTAACAATTTCAATTGTAATACTTGCCTTAGTTATATTAAAAAAGAAAAACTTAGGTGCAAAATCTTTTTCAACTATATCTACAGAGCCTGTTACCTTCGCAAAGGATTCTGTGTTTGGATTTCATTCTGTAGCTGGAAATGAAGAAGCAAAAGAAAATATGTTGGACATTGTAGATTTCTTAAAGACCCCAGAAAAATATACAAAATACGGGGCACGTATTCCTAAGGGAATTATTCTATACGGTGAACCTGGAACTGGTAAAACACTTTTAGCTAAAGCTGTAGCTGGCGAAGCTGAAGTTCCATTCTTTGCCGTAACAGGTTCTGACTTCGTACAAATGTATGTAGGGGTTGGTGCTAGCAGAATAAGAAATTTATTTAAAAAAGCAAAAGCATCTAGTAAAGCTGTTATTTTTATTGATGAGATTGATGCTATAGGTAAGAAAAGAGGCGGGGCTAGTTCTTCAGGCGGATCTGATGAACGTGACCAAACATTAAATGCCTTATTAACAGAAATGTCTGGCTTTAGTGAAAGTGAAGGTATTGTAGTAATTGCAGCTACAAATCGACTTGATACTTTAGACCCTGCACTGCTAAGACCAGGTAGATTTGATAGACATGTTGAAGTAGGTCTTCCTGATGTAAACAGTAGAAAATCTATATTGTCTCTACATTTAAATAATAAACCTTTTGAAAATATAGACGTATCTAGCATAGCAAAAAAGACCGCTGGATTCTCAGGAGCTAAACTTGAGAACTTAGTTAATGAAGCAGCTATACTTGCTGCAAAAGAAACAGCTCCTTTTATTAATGAGGATCATGTTGAAAAAGCATTTTCAATCATTCTTGCAGGGCAAGAAAAGAAGGATAGAAGTTATATCAAGGATTCTGATAAAGAAATAACAGCATATCACGAAGCTGGACATGCTGTTATCTCAAAACTACTATTACCTAATGAAACTATATCTAAAGTTTCTATAATCCCTACTACAAAGGGAGCTGGTGGTTACACATTGACAATTCCTGAAGATGCACAATATAAGACTCTATCTTACTTGCAAAACAGAGTACAAGTATTGCTTGGTGGACGAGCTGCTGAAGAAATTATCTTTGGAAAAAACAATATCACCACAGGAGCTTATAGTGACTTATCTGAAAGTACAAAAATAATAACTGCCATGATTACAGAATACGGTATGGGAAAAGAACTAGGCTTATTAAAATTATCAGAGCTAGGAGAGTTCGCTTCTTCTTACGGTAATCCAGTTATAACAGAAGCAAGAGGGTTAATTGATAATCTATACGAAGATACTAAAAAACTTCTTTTAGAAAACTTACCTTTACTTCATGCTATAGCAAATACACTTAAAGA